One window of the Triticum dicoccoides isolate Atlit2015 ecotype Zavitan chromosome 3B, WEW_v2.0, whole genome shotgun sequence genome contains the following:
- the LOC119279014 gene encoding disease resistance protein RGA5-like isoform X1 yields MLQNCIVVVKRIIVSEHTVDDRFFDCEVKNLMKVSHLNVVRFLGFCSNTHREAIQFPGSADFVFVQKRERLLCFEYINNGSLDKHITDELRGLEWSVRYEIIKGILHGLRYLHMEINIIHMDLKPSNIMLDNDMVPKITDFGLSRLAKITHTSGTRFITHGYCAPEYENCGKMSKKVDMYSLGVIIIELVTGRKGDPNKTNVLRRWRHRWNNSPMHSLRSQCQQVTRCLDIGAHCRKKEPEDRPSISAIIDILSNSESMDEHIDQISLCMDDDMLGINPLELRFPFELQKQMSSMVMLINKTKNYYAFNIETPGKQYRTEPNKGILSPQSEDTIQITLEIQETTPHDLPYSDNFIVQSTKVNGDFRAEDITKYMFQKEPVEVDEVNLTVVVYENEGPKEDLKIREDTKKKQKSMIESALSTDKPGVNTTHEAEAIHMEINSISYKYARGQCIKQPERLSFLTTPRLLCNQQTNMSDRAVDLVTGAMGSLHHKLDDLLKEEYNLEKSMKGEIDFLSEELRDMQLAIRKVSGVHRHNLDDDVMHWVDTVREMSYDIEDVVDGFLVHDEPPSNTSFFRGLIEHMFNHFKWGKTHNPIEDAVKDIKKQVEVVAERRKRWKVDETMANVASKITIDPRISAIYKDQKELVGIKEPSNVLIQWLSDKDGAMDVSKQQLKIVSIVGFAGLGKTTLAKAVYNQLQSQFGPKAFVPVGRNPNLKNVFEAILHGLSKESNAENLNEMQLINKIRGLLKNMRYFIVIDDIWDSPAWNLIKCALPNDDCGSCVVTTTRIRSVADDCYKHSRGYVHEMKPLNGQDSKNLFVCRMFGSPKVPEDISNDILKKCGGLPLAIISIASLLAHNQRPGWDSIRNSLVSVFEENHDDLKDMKQILDLSYMHLPHHLKTCLLDIGKYQEDQEIEKEDMLRQWTAQGFVSATRVRDAEDVAEDYFYELINMSMIQPGKMDFDEVLSCRVHDIMLDLIRSKATEENFNLLIDGPKVVRGEHKRVRRVAIYYDGEEDGGILAAINDGSLSHVRSVLLFRGCLVPSFLVLKYIRVLQLEGERGQSLDLTGIRALFLLRYLKIYCKKGLTLPRQIGELQQLETLQVEGLNELAFLPSDIFTWPRLSHISYLDGVVLPDGISGLKSLRTLRGIAFLESSVDNIKGLGELTKLRELEMFSELRICNESDKFEWDMHIDALRSSIVKLSGSLRSLTIGEGCLTLLPVHGWSSTLTPPRHLQKLNLSSCDFRRIPEWISQLRELYSLTLFVRELADSVSIVAGLPSLAYLELEVGPINLQSSKEKVIISGREFGALKHLILRCPNLSLEFKEGALPRLEKLHICFRYFMSAEFLPVGIKHLPVGTLPEIRLTMVSTEDTGKVACHIEQLKAVIRLRLKRAFELHHATADITVES; encoded by the exons ATGCTCCAAAATTGTATTGTTGTCGTGAAGAGGATAATTGTGAGTGAACACACAGTGGATGACAGGTTTTTTGATTGCGAGGTTAAAAACTTGATGAAAGTTAGCCATCTGAATGTAGTCCGCTTTCTTGGCTTCTGTTCAAATACACACCGCGAAGCAATACAATTTCCAGGATCAGCAGATTTCGTTTTCGTCCAGAAAAGAGAAAGGTTACTATGTTTCGAGTATATCAACAATGGAAGCCTTGATAAACATATTACCG ATGAATTGAGAGGGCTTGAATGGAGTGTACGGTATGAAATAATCAAGGGGATTTTACATGGTTTGCGTTACCTTCATATGGAGATTAACATTATCCATATGGACCTCAAACCTAGTAATATAATGCTAGACAATGATATGGTGCCAAAGATAACTGATTTTGGTCTATCAAGACTTGCTAAGATCACACATACCAGTGGTACCCGTTTTATAACACA TGGATACTGTGCTCCAGAATACGAGAACTGTGGGAAGATGTCAAAAAAGGTTGACATGTATAGCTTGGGAGTTATAATCATTGAACTCGTAACAGGACGTAAGGGTGATCCAAATAAGACTAAT GTGCTTCGAAGGTGGAGACACAGGTGGAACAATTCACCAATGCATTCACTACGTTCACAATGCCAGCAAGTAACTAGATGCTTGGATATAGGGGCACACTGCAGGAAAAAAGAACCAGAAGATAGACCTTCTATATCAGCTATAATCGATATTCTCAGCAACAGTGAAAGCATGGATGAGCACATTGATCAG ATCAGCCTTTGCATGGATGATGACATGCTTGGAATCAACCCGCTCGAACTAAGGTTTCCCTTCGAGCTTCAAAAGCAGATGTCATCCATGGTAATGCTAATCAACAAGACAAAGAATTACTATGCTTTCAATATCGAAACGCCAGGCAAGCAGTACCGTACAGAACCAAACAAAGGCATTCTGTCACCACAATCCGAGGATACTATCCAGATAACACTGGAAATACAAGAGACTACACCGCACGATCTGCCGTACTCCGACAATTTTATAGTGCAAAGCACAAAAGTCAATGGGGATTTTAGGGCCGAGGATATCACCAAATACATGTTCCAAAAAGAGCCAGTTGAAGTGGATGAGGTAAATTTGACGGTTGTAGTATATGAGAATGAGGGACCTAAGGAAGATCTCAAGATTCGTGAAGATACCAAG AAGAAACAAAAATCGATGATTGAATCTGCTTTGAGCACGGACAAACCTGGCGTTAACACAACTCACGAAGCAGAGGCCATTCACATG GAGATAAATTCTATCAGCTACAAATATGCACGAGGACAATGTATCAAGCAACCAGAGCGTCTTAGTTTCCTCACAACTCCTAGACTTTTGTGTAATCAGCAGACCAACATGAGCGACAGAGCCGTGGATCTTGTAACTGGGGCCATGGGCAGCCTACACCATAAGCTTGACGATCTCCTCAAGGAAGAGTACAATCTAGAGAAAAGCATGAAGGGAGAAATAGATTTTCTATCAGAAGAGCTGAGGGATATGCAGCTAGCCATCCGGAAGGTGTCGGGGGTACATCGGCACAACCTTGACGATGATGTCATGCACTGGGTTGACACTGTCAGGGAGATGTCATATGACATTGAGGATGTTGTTGATGGTTTCCTGGTACACGATGAGCCTCCATCTAACACAAGCTTCTTCAGGGGGCTCATTGAGCACATGTTCAACCACTTCAAGTGGGGCAAGACTCACAATCCAATTGAAGATGCTGTCAAAGATATCAAGAAACAAGTTGAGGTTGTGGCTGAAAGACGTAAAAGGTGGAAGGTTGATGAAACAATGGCTAATGTAGCTTCCAAAATTACCATCGACCCTCGCATTTCGGCTATATACAAAGATCAGAAAGAACTTGTTGGCATCAAAGAGCCAAGTAATGTGCTAATTCAGTGGCTTTCTGATAAGGATGGGGCTATGGACGTGTCAAAACAGCAACTCAAGATAGTCTCTATCGTTGGATTTGCAGGATTGGGCAAGACAACACTTGCCAAGGCGGTGTATAACCAGCTTCAATCCCAGTTTGGTCCTAAGGCTTTTGTTCCAGTGGGTCGTAATCctaatttgaaaaatgtttttgAGGCAATTCTCCATGGACTTAGCAAAGAATCGAATGCAGAAAACTTAAACGAAATGCAGCTCATCAACAAAATCCGAGGATTGCTCAAGAACATGAG GTACTTCATAGTAATCGATGATATATGGGATTCCCCAGCATGGAATCTTATTAAATGTGCTCTTCCAAATGACGATTGTGGCAGTTGTGTGGTGACAACTACAAGGATTCGCTCTGTTGCGGATGACTGTTACAAACACAGCAGAGGATATGTTCATGAGATGAAACCACTAAATGGCCAAGACTCGAAAAACCTATTTGTTTGTAGAATGTTTGGTTCCCCTAAAGTACCAGAAGATATTTCAAATGATATTCTGAAAAAATGTGGTGGCTTGCCCCTTGCTATTATTAGTATAGCAAGTCTTCTCGCACATAACCAAAGGCCAGGATGGGATTCTATAAGGAATTCTTTGGTGTCTGTGTTTGAAGAAAATCATGATGATCTTAAAGATATGAAGCAAATATTGGATCTTAGCTACATGCATCTCCCTCATCATCTTAAGACATGCCTTCTTGATATTGGGAAGTACCAAGAGGACCAGGAGATAGAGAAGGAGGATATGTTGAGGCAATGGACAGCTCAAGGTTTTGTGAGTGCAACTCGTGTGCGTGATGCAGAGGATGTCGCAGAAGACTACTTCTATGAACTCATCAACATGAGCATGATCCAACCTGGCAAGATGGACTTCGATGAGGTGTTGTCTTGCAGAGTGCATGATATAATGCTTGACCTTATCAGATCCAAGGCCACGGAAGAGAATTTCAATCTTTTAATAGATGGGCCAAAAGTTGTTAGAGGGGAACACAAAAGGGTCCGTCGAGTGGCCATTTACTATGATGGCGAAGAAGATGGCGGAATACTGGCAGCAATCAATGATGGATCACTATCGCATGTTCGATCAGTCTTACTTTTCAGAGGGTGTCTTGTGCCTTCTTTTCTGGTGCTGAAGTATATCCGAGTTCTTCAGCTTGAAGGTGAAAGAGGCCAGAGTCTAGACCTCACTGGTATCCGTGCATTATTTCTACTAAGGTATCTAAAGATTTATTGCAAGAAAGGTTTGACGCTACCTAGACAAATTGGCGAGCTACAACAATTGGAGACATTACAAGTTGAAGGGTTAAATGAACTGGCATTTCTCCCATCAGATATTTTTACTTGGCCGCGGTTGTCACATATTAGTTATTTAGATGGTGTCGTGTTGCCTGACGGGATTAGTGGCTTGAAATCTCTGCGCACTCTGCGAGGTATTGCTTTTTTGGAAAGCTCAGTGGACAATATCAAGGGCCTTGGCGAGCTGACCAAATTGAGGGAACTTGAGATGTTTTCGGAACTTCGGATCTGTAATGAATCGGATAAATTCGAGTGGGACATGCATATTGATGCCTTGCGCTCTTCCATTGTAAAGCTTTCGGGTAGTCTCAGGAGTCTTACTATCGGAGAAGGATGCCTCACCTTGCTACCGGTCCATGGGTGGAGCAGCACACTAACCCCACCTCGCCATCTTCAGAAACTCAATCTGTCTAGCTGCGATTTCCGAAGAATCCCCGAGTGGATCTCTCAGCTCCGTGAGCTCTACAGTTTAACACTTTTCGTCAGGGAGCTGGCTGATAGTGTCAGTATCGTTGCAGGGTTGCCTTCCCTTGCATACTTAGAACTGGAGGTTGGCCCTATCAATTTGCAGTCCTCCAAGGAGAAGGTAATCATCTCAGGTAGGGAATTTGGAGCGCTCAAGCACCTGATTTTGCGATGTCCCAATCTGTCGCTGGAATTCAAGGAAGGTGCTCTGCCCAGGCTGGAGAAGCTCCACATATGCTTCCGTTACTTCATGTCTGCTGAATTCCTACCGGTTGGCATTAAGCACTTGCCAGTTGGCACTCTTCCGGAAATCCGTTTAACGATGGTGTCCACGGAAGATACGGGGAAAGTGGCTTGCCATATCGAACAACTCAAGGCAGTTATTCGGCTACGGTTGAAGAGAGCATTTGAGCTGCATCATGCTACTGCCGACATCACTGTGGAGTCGTGA
- the LOC119279014 gene encoding disease resistance protein RGA5-like isoform X2, with amino-acid sequence MLQNCIVVVKRIIVSEHTVDDRFFDCEVKNLMKVSHLNVVRFLGFCSNTHREAIQFPGSADFVFVQKRERLLCFEYINNGSLDKHITDELRGLEWSVRYEIIKGILHGLRYLHMEINIIHMDLKPSNIMLDNDMVPKITDFGLSRLAKITHTSGTRFITHGYCAPEYENCGKMSKKVDMYSLGVIIIELVTGRKGDPNKTNVLRRWRHRWNNSPMHSLRSQCQQVTRCLDIGAHCRKKEPEDRPSISAIIDILSNSESMDEHIDQISLCMDDDMLGINPLELRFPFELQKQMSSMVMLINKTKNYYAFNIETPGKQYRTEPNKGILSPQSEDTIQITLEIQETTPHDLPYSDNFIVQSTKVNGDFRAEDITKYMFQKEPVEVDEVNLTVVVYENEGPKEDLKIREDTKKKQKSMIESALSTDKPGVNTTHEAEAIHMEINSISYKYARGQCIKQPERLSFLTTPRLLCNQQTNMSDRAVDLVTGAMGSLHHKLDDLLKEEYNLEKSMKGEIDFLSEELRDMQLAIRKVSGVHRHNLDDDVMHWVDTVREMSYDIEDVVDGFLVHDEPPSNTSFFRGLIEHMFNHFKWGKTHNPIEDAVKDIKKQVEVVAERRKRWKVDETMANVASKITIDPRISAIYKDQKELVGIKEPSNVLIQWLSDKDGAMDVSKQQLKIVSIVGFAGLGKTTLAKAVYNQLQSQFGPKAFVPVGRNPNLKNVFEAILHGLSKESNAENLNEMQLINKIRGLLKNMRYFIVIDDIWDSPAWNLIKCALPNDDCGSCVVTTTRIRSVADDCYKHSRGYVHEMKPLNGQDSKNLFVCRMFGSPKVPEDISNDILKKCGGLPLAIISIASLLAHNQRPGWDSIRNSLVSVFEENHDDLKDMKQILDLSYMHLPHHLKTCLLDIGKYQEDQEIEKEDMLRQWTAQGFVSATRVRDAEDVAEDYFYELINMSMIQPGKMDFDEVLSCRVHDIMLDLIRSKATEENFNLLIDGPKVVRGEHKRVRRVAIYYDGEEDGGILAAINDGSLSHVRSVLLFRGCLVPSFLVLKYIRVLQLEGERGQSLDLTGIRALFLLRYLKIYCKKGLTLPRQIGELQQLETLQVEGLNELAFLPSDIFTWPRLSHISYLDGVVLPDGISGLKSLRTLRGIAFLESSVDNIKGLGELTKLRELEMFSELRICNESDKFEWDMHIDALRSSIVKLSGSLRSLTIGEGCLTLLPVHGWSSTLTPPRHLQKLNLSSCDFRRIPEWISQLRELYSLTLFVRELADSVSIVAGLPSLAYLELEVGPINLQSSKEKVIISGREFGALKHLILRCPNLSLEFKEGALPRLEKLHICFRYFMSAEFLPVGIKHLPVGTLPEIRLTMVSTEDTGKVACHIEQLKAVIRLRLKRAFELHHATADITVES; translated from the exons ATGCTCCAAAATTGTATTGTTGTCGTGAAGAGGATAATTGTGAGTGAACACACAGTGGATGACAGGTTTTTTGATTGCGAGGTTAAAAACTTGATGAAAGTTAGCCATCTGAATGTAGTCCGCTTTCTTGGCTTCTGTTCAAATACACACCGCGAAGCAATACAATTTCCAGGATCAGCAGATTTCGTTTTCGTCCAGAAAAGAGAAAGGTTACTATGTTTCGAGTATATCAACAATGGAAGCCTTGATAAACATATTACCG ATGAATTGAGAGGGCTTGAATGGAGTGTACGGTATGAAATAATCAAGGGGATTTTACATGGTTTGCGTTACCTTCATATGGAGATTAACATTATCCATATGGACCTCAAACCTAGTAATATAATGCTAGACAATGATATGGTGCCAAAGATAACTGATTTTGGTCTATCAAGACTTGCTAAGATCACACATACCAGTGGTACCCGTTTTATAACACA TGGATACTGTGCTCCAGAATACGAGAACTGTGGGAAGATGTCAAAAAAGGTTGACATGTATAGCTTGGGAGTTATAATCATTGAACTCGTAACAGGACGTAAGGGTGATCCAAATAAGACTAAT GTGCTTCGAAGGTGGAGACACAGGTGGAACAATTCACCAATGCATTCACTACGTTCACAATGCCAGCAAGTAACTAGATGCTTGGATATAGGGGCACACTGCAGGAAAAAAGAACCAGAAGATAGACCTTCTATATCAGCTATAATCGATATTCTCAGCAACAGTGAAAGCATGGATGAGCACATTGATCAG ATCAGCCTTTGCATGGATGATGACATGCTTGGAATCAACCCGCTCGAACTAAGGTTTCCCTTCGAGCTTCAAAAGCAGATGTCATCCATGGTAATGCTAATCAACAAGACAAAGAATTACTATGCTTTCAATATCGAAACGCCAGGCAAGCAGTACCGTACAGAACCAAACAAAGGCATTCTGTCACCACAATCCGAGGATACTATCCAGATAACACTGGAAATACAAGAGACTACACCGCACGATCTGCCGTACTCCGACAATTTTATAGTGCAAAGCACAAAAGTCAATGGGGATTTTAGGGCCGAGGATATCACCAAATACATGTTCCAAAAAGAGCCAGTTGAAGTGGATGAGGTAAATTTGACGGTTGTAGTATATGAGAATGAGGGACCTAAGGAAGATCTCAAGATTCGTGAAGATACCAAG AAGAAACAAAAATCGATGATTGAATCTGCTTTGAGCACGGACAAACCTGGCGTTAACACAACTCACGAAGCAGAGGCCATTCACATG GAGATAAATTCTATCAGCTACAAATATGCACGAGGACAATGTATCAAGCAACCAGAGCGTCTTAGTTTCCTCACAACTCCTAGACTTTTGTGTAATCAGCAGACCAACATGAGCGACAGAGCCGTGGATCTTGTAACTGGGGCCATGGGCAGCCTACACCATAAGCTTGACGATCTCCTCAAGGAAGAGTACAATCTAGAGAAAAGCATGAAGGGAGAAATAGATTTTCTATCAGAAGAGCTGAGGGATATGCAGCTAGCCATCCGGAAGGTGTCGGGGGTACATCGGCACAACCTTGACGATGATGTCATGCACTGGGTTGACACTGTCAGGGAGATGTCATATGACATTGAGGATGTTGTTGATGGTTTCCTGGTACACGATGAGCCTCCATCTAACACAAGCTTCTTCAGGGGGCTCATTGAGCACATGTTCAACCACTTCAAGTGGGGCAAGACTCACAATCCAATTGAAGATGCTGTCAAAGATATCAAGAAACAAGTTGAGGTTGTGGCTGAAAGACGTAAAAGGTGGAAGGTTGATGAAACAATGGCTAATGTAGCTTCCAAAATTACCATCGACCCTCGCATTTCGGCTATATACAAAGATCAGAAAGAACTTGTTGGCATCAAAGAGCCAAGTAATGTGCTAATTCAGTGGCTTTCTGATAAGGATGGGGCTATGGACGTGTCAAAACAGCAACTCAAGATAGTCTCTATCGTTGGATTTGCAGGATTGGGCAAGACAACACTTGCCAAGGCGGTGTATAACCAGCTTCAATCCCAGTTTGGTCCTAAGGCTTTTGTTCCAGTGGGTCGTAATCctaatttgaaaaatgtttttgAGGCAATTCTCCATGGACTTAGCAAAGAATCGAATGCAGAAAACTTAAACGAAATGCAGCTCATCAACAAAATCCGAGGATTGCTCAAGAACATG AGGTACTTCATAGTAATCGATGATATATGGGATTCCCCAGCATGGAATCTTATTAAATGTGCTCTTCCAAATGACGATTGTGGCAGTTGTGTGGTGACAACTACAAGGATTCGCTCTGTTGCGGATGACTGTTACAAACACAGCAGAGGATATGTTCATGAGATGAAACCACTAAATGGCCAAGACTCGAAAAACCTATTTGTTTGTAGAATGTTTGGTTCCCCTAAAGTACCAGAAGATATTTCAAATGATATTCTGAAAAAATGTGGTGGCTTGCCCCTTGCTATTATTAGTATAGCAAGTCTTCTCGCACATAACCAAAGGCCAGGATGGGATTCTATAAGGAATTCTTTGGTGTCTGTGTTTGAAGAAAATCATGATGATCTTAAAGATATGAAGCAAATATTGGATCTTAGCTACATGCATCTCCCTCATCATCTTAAGACATGCCTTCTTGATATTGGGAAGTACCAAGAGGACCAGGAGATAGAGAAGGAGGATATGTTGAGGCAATGGACAGCTCAAGGTTTTGTGAGTGCAACTCGTGTGCGTGATGCAGAGGATGTCGCAGAAGACTACTTCTATGAACTCATCAACATGAGCATGATCCAACCTGGCAAGATGGACTTCGATGAGGTGTTGTCTTGCAGAGTGCATGATATAATGCTTGACCTTATCAGATCCAAGGCCACGGAAGAGAATTTCAATCTTTTAATAGATGGGCCAAAAGTTGTTAGAGGGGAACACAAAAGGGTCCGTCGAGTGGCCATTTACTATGATGGCGAAGAAGATGGCGGAATACTGGCAGCAATCAATGATGGATCACTATCGCATGTTCGATCAGTCTTACTTTTCAGAGGGTGTCTTGTGCCTTCTTTTCTGGTGCTGAAGTATATCCGAGTTCTTCAGCTTGAAGGTGAAAGAGGCCAGAGTCTAGACCTCACTGGTATCCGTGCATTATTTCTACTAAGGTATCTAAAGATTTATTGCAAGAAAGGTTTGACGCTACCTAGACAAATTGGCGAGCTACAACAATTGGAGACATTACAAGTTGAAGGGTTAAATGAACTGGCATTTCTCCCATCAGATATTTTTACTTGGCCGCGGTTGTCACATATTAGTTATTTAGATGGTGTCGTGTTGCCTGACGGGATTAGTGGCTTGAAATCTCTGCGCACTCTGCGAGGTATTGCTTTTTTGGAAAGCTCAGTGGACAATATCAAGGGCCTTGGCGAGCTGACCAAATTGAGGGAACTTGAGATGTTTTCGGAACTTCGGATCTGTAATGAATCGGATAAATTCGAGTGGGACATGCATATTGATGCCTTGCGCTCTTCCATTGTAAAGCTTTCGGGTAGTCTCAGGAGTCTTACTATCGGAGAAGGATGCCTCACCTTGCTACCGGTCCATGGGTGGAGCAGCACACTAACCCCACCTCGCCATCTTCAGAAACTCAATCTGTCTAGCTGCGATTTCCGAAGAATCCCCGAGTGGATCTCTCAGCTCCGTGAGCTCTACAGTTTAACACTTTTCGTCAGGGAGCTGGCTGATAGTGTCAGTATCGTTGCAGGGTTGCCTTCCCTTGCATACTTAGAACTGGAGGTTGGCCCTATCAATTTGCAGTCCTCCAAGGAGAAGGTAATCATCTCAGGTAGGGAATTTGGAGCGCTCAAGCACCTGATTTTGCGATGTCCCAATCTGTCGCTGGAATTCAAGGAAGGTGCTCTGCCCAGGCTGGAGAAGCTCCACATATGCTTCCGTTACTTCATGTCTGCTGAATTCCTACCGGTTGGCATTAAGCACTTGCCAGTTGGCACTCTTCCGGAAATCCGTTTAACGATGGTGTCCACGGAAGATACGGGGAAAGTGGCTTGCCATATCGAACAACTCAAGGCAGTTATTCGGCTACGGTTGAAGAGAGCATTTGAGCTGCATCATGCTACTGCCGACATCACTGTGGAGTCGTGA